A region from the Populus trichocarpa isolate Nisqually-1 chromosome 18, P.trichocarpa_v4.1, whole genome shotgun sequence genome encodes:
- the LOC7458770 gene encoding protein CONTINUOUS VASCULAR RING 1, giving the protein MGDEKSAIVMTSRDRDRDRELLIPVADTPDLDIASKPSSSSSSSSSSSHHSGRETFCKFVRSWASKKFMTGCVILFPIAITFYITWWFIHFVDGFFSPIYAQLGIDIFGLGFITSLTFIFLVGVFMSSWLGASVLSLGEWFIKRMPFVRHIYNASKQISAAISPDQNTQAFKEVAIIRHPRIGEYAFGFITSTVTLQNYSGEEELCCVYVPTNHLYIGDIFLVTTKDVIRPNLSVREGIEIVVSGGMSMPQVLSTLDSSISVDRS; this is encoded by the exons atggggGATGAGAAATCGGCGATCGTCATGACCAGTAGAGACAGAGACAGAGATCGAGAGCTTCTAATACCAGTCGCTGACACTCCCGACCTTGATATCGCTTCTAAACCTTcgtcttcctcctcctcctcctcctcctcatcgcATCACTCAGGACGCGAG ACGTTTTGCAAGTTCGTTAGGAGCTGGGcttcaaaaaaattcatgacAGGATG TGTCATCCTGTTTCCCATTGCAATCACCTTCTACATAACATGGTGGTTTATTCACTTTGTGGATGGATTCTTCTCTCCGATTTATGCCCAACTTGGAATTGATATCTTTG GTCTTGGATTTATAACCTCCCTAACATTCATTTTCTTGGTTGGGGTATTCATGTCATCTTGGTTGGGAGCATCCGTCCTGAGCCTTGGAGAGTGGTTTATCAAAAGGATGCCATTTGTTCGCCATATTTATAACGCTTCCAAGCAAATTAGTGCTGCCATATCCCCAG ACCAAAACACTCAGGCTTTCAAGGAAGTGGCCATCATAAGACATCCACGTATTGGCGAGTATGCTTTTGGGTTCATTACTTCAACTGTGACCCTCCAG AACTACTCTGGAGAAGAAGAGCTATGCTGTGTCTATGTTCCCACAAATCATCTGTACATTGGTGATATATTCCTGGTTACTACCAAAGATGTTATCAGACCCAATCTCTCAGTCCGAGAAGGAATCG AAATCGTTGTCTCTGGGGGGATGTCAATGCCCCAGGTCCTTTCAACACTCGATTCAAGCATTTCAGTGGATAGAAGTTGA
- the LOC7476287 gene encoding uncharacterized protein LOC7476287 isoform X1, with protein sequence MFCSLQFLHGLCVEDDEEITGLRNAEKEQKERTKNLDSDLQTIIEKFGENIQNYNMYRSFVTCDDPKGVVECGTIRKSKSGSHKMEHEIISHKAQKNSKADLTVIAEKKELVSKGIVEEYRTPSSFQLLEVSRGAQKLNQTINSWSKGLSSDGQSKDIAKDLLKGALDMQESLLMLGKLQEASHYMAQLKRQKEKLKRQKEKLKINEVGAEMMNSHQFGDLHCQTGFQKPLLSADGSSNDYIDELKKAITDSLGRHNLLPNRTTREKTSKERRKRDSAPDVPSTSSSQSSVAQSSSSHSTRSISTAAPPRKENSPNLIAKLMGLEDMPSKPLQKHPQKQLDVETDLSRRRPRPVFDIEMPKVRKPQPLMHKVRPEQRALKDILETMQFKGLLKCHSVKELKSWSHHSRETNTNRRSSNYISPIVLIKPGVSCFESKEVPAPMVWEMGALKAELMPRKVKLKKGPEPDTRSVDYKEGTYSTSKMLRKTEVDEPTNRRLGQEEGTTDRREVVVKPEEKEIKTVVQEEVAVRENKGNAEPEPEETLIKMLGKERVEDRKYVVPRAEEQRIKTKLKGSSKLKASCPVTNQQQKKETAVKKVNKTQRVDADSRKRIEAEVVKPKNVSRSQEQAKVISTNTRIEHGSMTTKTQITQQSSTNQKSILKHTTKTTVHGPKDQKRKIVAEPTEEKPTNKELGCKEDKKNGHKCDADPVSKVTNTPLAGQPSTEEEANVLKFHNEEHCSDSQSSPCNHTLVTSEHEEVAKSPEEANNDMGLIGGDGESSKNGIQLNALLLSSPLFLTHAEELFDLNMNSPETFPTSGICDYRIASMELSLDYANEYIERRSCVDSQTRHPLLQTCTGDSRLNLSLEKLVEEIVNGAKTLTSYCKLGFYNLPADSLYGILENDIRCGSVASGTWDLGWRNGFSVDEAEQTVNDVEKLLISELIEEMFT encoded by the exons ATGTTCTGCAGCTTGCAG tttttaCATGGTTTATGCGTGGAGGATGATGAAGAGATAACTGGGTTGAGGAATGCtgagaaagaacagaaagaacGGACCAAGAATTTAG ATTCTGATTTGCAGACAATCATTGAAAAGTTTGGAGAGAATATCCAAAACTAT AATATGTACAGATCATTTGTCACATGTGATGATCCGAAAGGAGTTGTAGAATGCGGGACAATTAGAAAATCCAAGAGTGGTTCCCACAAAATGGAGCATGAGATCATAAGCCATAAAGCACAGAAGAACTCAAAAGCAGATTTGACAGTCATAGCTGAAAAGAAGGAGCTGGTCTCTAAAGGGATTGTGGAAGAGTATCGCACTCCATCTTCATTTCAACTCCTGGAGGTCTCAAGAGGAGCTCAGAAGCTGAACCAGACGATCAACTCGTGGTCTAAGGGGTTGAGCTCTGATGGCCAGTCTAAAGATATTGCAAAAGATTTGTTGAAAGGGGCTCTTGATATGCAGGAGTCTCTCCTCATGCTTGGTAAGCTGCAAGAAGCCTCGCATTATATGGCCCAGCTGAAAAGGCAGAAGGAGAAGCTGAAAAGGCAGAAGGAGAAgctaaaaattaatgaagtcgGGGCTGAAATGATGAATTCACATCAATTTGGCGATCTACATTGCCAGACAGGATTTCAAAAGCCACTGCTTTCTGCTGATGGTTCTTCCAATGATTACATTGATGAGCTTAAGAAAGCAATCACAGATAGCCTTGGCAGGCATAATTTGCTCCCAAACAGAACCACCCGAGAGAAGACGTccaaagaaaggagaaagagggACTCAGCTCCAGATGTCCCCTCCACAAGCTCAAGCCAGTCATCAGTGGCTCAGTCTAGCAGCAGTCATTCTACTCGCTCCATATCTACAGCAGCTCCTCCAAGGAAGGAAAACAGTCCAAATCTGATTGCCAAGCTAATGGGTCTGGAAGACATGCCATCAAAACCATTGCAAAAACATCCACAAAAACAGTTGGATGTTGAGACTGATTTAAGCCGGAGGAGGCCAAGGCCAGTCTTTGATATTGAAATGCCAAAGGTAAGGAAGCCTCAACCCTTAATGCATAAGGTACGTCCAGAGCAAAGAGCACTGAAGGATATTCTTGAAACCATGCAATTTAAAGGACTCTTGAAATGCCATTCAGTCAAAGAGCTCAAGTCCTGGTCCCATCACTCCAGAGAAACGAATACCAACCGGAGGTCTAGTAATTATATTTCACCTATTGTACTAATAAAACCTGGTGTGTCATGCTTCGAATCAAAAGAGGTGCCTGCACCAATGGTTTGGGAAATGGGAGCCTTGAAAGCTGAATTGATGCCACGAAAAGTGAAGTTAAAAAAAGGACCCGAACCTGATACTAGATCAGTAGACTACAAAGAGGGAACTTATAGCACTAGCAAAATGCTGCGTAAAACAGAAGTTGATGAGCCTACAAACAGAAGGCTGGGCCAGGAGGAAGGAACTACGGACCGCAGAGAGGTGGTTGTGAAAccagaagaaaaagaaatcaaaacagTTGTCCAGGAAGAAGTTGCAGTTCGTGAAAACAAAGGGAACGCAGAGCCGGAACCCGAAGAGACTCTAATAAAAATGCTAGGCAAAGAACGAGTAGAGGACCGCAAATATGTAGTTCCAAGAGCAGAAGAGCAAAGAATTAAGACAAAATTGAAGGGTTCGTCCAAGTTGAAAGCTAGCTGTCCTGTAACTAACCAACAACAGAAAAAAGAGACAGCTGTGAAAAAGGTAAATAAGACTCAGAGGGTGGATGCTGATAGCAGGAAACGGATAGAGGCAGAGGTTGTGAAGCCTAAAAATGTATCAAGATCTCAAGAACAAGCCAAGGTGATCTCAACGAACACAAGAATTGAACATGGATCAATGACTACAAAGACTCAAATTACTCAACAGAGCAGTACGAATCAAAAATCCATCTTGAAACACACAACAAAAACCACAGTTCACGGCCCTAAAGATCAGAAGCGGAAGATAGTTGCTGAGCCTACAGAAGAAAAACCAACT AATAAGGAACTAGGATGCAAAGAAGACAAGAAGAATGGCCACAAATGTGATGCTGATCCTGTTTCCAAAGTAACGAATACCCCACTTGCTGGTCAACCATCTACAGAGGAGGAAGCAAATgtcttaaaatttcataatgAAG AACATTGCAGTGACAGCCAGAGTTCTCCCTGCAATCATACATTGGTGACCTCTGAACACGAGGAAGTTGCGAAATCTCCTGAAGAAGCCAACAATGATATGGGTCTCATAGGAGGAGATGGAGAAAGTTCCAAAAATGGAATCCAATTGAATGCTTTACTTTTGAGCAGTCCATTGTTTCTCACTCATGCAGAGGAGCTTTTCGATCTCAATATGAATAGCCCCGAGACCTTTCCAACATCTGGCATCTGCGATTATCGAATAGCCAGCATGGAACTTTCTTTAGATTATGCTAATGAATACATTGAACGTAGAAGCTGTGTAGATTCACAAACAAGGCATCCGCTGTTACAAACGTGTACAGGAGATTCAAGACTTAATCTTTCTTTAGAGAAGTTGGTGGAGGAAATTGTTAATGGAGCCAAGACTCTTACTAGTTATTGCAAGCTTGGTTTTTACAACCTTCCAGCTGATAGTCTGTATGGGATACTGGAAAACGATATAAGATGTGGATCAGTAGCGAGTGGAACATGGGATTTGGGGTGGAGGAACGGATTTTCTGTGGATGAAGCTGAGCAAACTGTGAATGACGTAGAGAAGTTGCTTATAAGTGAGTTGATTGAGGAGATGTTTACATAA
- the LOC7476287 gene encoding uncharacterized protein LOC7476287 isoform X2 produces MYRSFVTCDDPKGVVECGTIRKSKSGSHKMEHEIISHKAQKNSKADLTVIAEKKELVSKGIVEEYRTPSSFQLLEVSRGAQKLNQTINSWSKGLSSDGQSKDIAKDLLKGALDMQESLLMLGKLQEASHYMAQLKRQKEKLKRQKEKLKINEVGAEMMNSHQFGDLHCQTGFQKPLLSADGSSNDYIDELKKAITDSLGRHNLLPNRTTREKTSKERRKRDSAPDVPSTSSSQSSVAQSSSSHSTRSISTAAPPRKENSPNLIAKLMGLEDMPSKPLQKHPQKQLDVETDLSRRRPRPVFDIEMPKVRKPQPLMHKVRPEQRALKDILETMQFKGLLKCHSVKELKSWSHHSRETNTNRRSSNYISPIVLIKPGVSCFESKEVPAPMVWEMGALKAELMPRKVKLKKGPEPDTRSVDYKEGTYSTSKMLRKTEVDEPTNRRLGQEEGTTDRREVVVKPEEKEIKTVVQEEVAVRENKGNAEPEPEETLIKMLGKERVEDRKYVVPRAEEQRIKTKLKGSSKLKASCPVTNQQQKKETAVKKVNKTQRVDADSRKRIEAEVVKPKNVSRSQEQAKVISTNTRIEHGSMTTKTQITQQSSTNQKSILKHTTKTTVHGPKDQKRKIVAEPTEEKPTNKELGCKEDKKNGHKCDADPVSKVTNTPLAGQPSTEEEANVLKFHNEEHCSDSQSSPCNHTLVTSEHEEVAKSPEEANNDMGLIGGDGESSKNGIQLNALLLSSPLFLTHAEELFDLNMNSPETFPTSGICDYRIASMELSLDYANEYIERRSCVDSQTRHPLLQTCTGDSRLNLSLEKLVEEIVNGAKTLTSYCKLGFYNLPADSLYGILENDIRCGSVASGTWDLGWRNGFSVDEAEQTVNDVEKLLISELIEEMFT; encoded by the exons ATGTACAGATCATTTGTCACATGTGATGATCCGAAAGGAGTTGTAGAATGCGGGACAATTAGAAAATCCAAGAGTGGTTCCCACAAAATGGAGCATGAGATCATAAGCCATAAAGCACAGAAGAACTCAAAAGCAGATTTGACAGTCATAGCTGAAAAGAAGGAGCTGGTCTCTAAAGGGATTGTGGAAGAGTATCGCACTCCATCTTCATTTCAACTCCTGGAGGTCTCAAGAGGAGCTCAGAAGCTGAACCAGACGATCAACTCGTGGTCTAAGGGGTTGAGCTCTGATGGCCAGTCTAAAGATATTGCAAAAGATTTGTTGAAAGGGGCTCTTGATATGCAGGAGTCTCTCCTCATGCTTGGTAAGCTGCAAGAAGCCTCGCATTATATGGCCCAGCTGAAAAGGCAGAAGGAGAAGCTGAAAAGGCAGAAGGAGAAgctaaaaattaatgaagtcgGGGCTGAAATGATGAATTCACATCAATTTGGCGATCTACATTGCCAGACAGGATTTCAAAAGCCACTGCTTTCTGCTGATGGTTCTTCCAATGATTACATTGATGAGCTTAAGAAAGCAATCACAGATAGCCTTGGCAGGCATAATTTGCTCCCAAACAGAACCACCCGAGAGAAGACGTccaaagaaaggagaaagagggACTCAGCTCCAGATGTCCCCTCCACAAGCTCAAGCCAGTCATCAGTGGCTCAGTCTAGCAGCAGTCATTCTACTCGCTCCATATCTACAGCAGCTCCTCCAAGGAAGGAAAACAGTCCAAATCTGATTGCCAAGCTAATGGGTCTGGAAGACATGCCATCAAAACCATTGCAAAAACATCCACAAAAACAGTTGGATGTTGAGACTGATTTAAGCCGGAGGAGGCCAAGGCCAGTCTTTGATATTGAAATGCCAAAGGTAAGGAAGCCTCAACCCTTAATGCATAAGGTACGTCCAGAGCAAAGAGCACTGAAGGATATTCTTGAAACCATGCAATTTAAAGGACTCTTGAAATGCCATTCAGTCAAAGAGCTCAAGTCCTGGTCCCATCACTCCAGAGAAACGAATACCAACCGGAGGTCTAGTAATTATATTTCACCTATTGTACTAATAAAACCTGGTGTGTCATGCTTCGAATCAAAAGAGGTGCCTGCACCAATGGTTTGGGAAATGGGAGCCTTGAAAGCTGAATTGATGCCACGAAAAGTGAAGTTAAAAAAAGGACCCGAACCTGATACTAGATCAGTAGACTACAAAGAGGGAACTTATAGCACTAGCAAAATGCTGCGTAAAACAGAAGTTGATGAGCCTACAAACAGAAGGCTGGGCCAGGAGGAAGGAACTACGGACCGCAGAGAGGTGGTTGTGAAAccagaagaaaaagaaatcaaaacagTTGTCCAGGAAGAAGTTGCAGTTCGTGAAAACAAAGGGAACGCAGAGCCGGAACCCGAAGAGACTCTAATAAAAATGCTAGGCAAAGAACGAGTAGAGGACCGCAAATATGTAGTTCCAAGAGCAGAAGAGCAAAGAATTAAGACAAAATTGAAGGGTTCGTCCAAGTTGAAAGCTAGCTGTCCTGTAACTAACCAACAACAGAAAAAAGAGACAGCTGTGAAAAAGGTAAATAAGACTCAGAGGGTGGATGCTGATAGCAGGAAACGGATAGAGGCAGAGGTTGTGAAGCCTAAAAATGTATCAAGATCTCAAGAACAAGCCAAGGTGATCTCAACGAACACAAGAATTGAACATGGATCAATGACTACAAAGACTCAAATTACTCAACAGAGCAGTACGAATCAAAAATCCATCTTGAAACACACAACAAAAACCACAGTTCACGGCCCTAAAGATCAGAAGCGGAAGATAGTTGCTGAGCCTACAGAAGAAAAACCAACT AATAAGGAACTAGGATGCAAAGAAGACAAGAAGAATGGCCACAAATGTGATGCTGATCCTGTTTCCAAAGTAACGAATACCCCACTTGCTGGTCAACCATCTACAGAGGAGGAAGCAAATgtcttaaaatttcataatgAAG AACATTGCAGTGACAGCCAGAGTTCTCCCTGCAATCATACATTGGTGACCTCTGAACACGAGGAAGTTGCGAAATCTCCTGAAGAAGCCAACAATGATATGGGTCTCATAGGAGGAGATGGAGAAAGTTCCAAAAATGGAATCCAATTGAATGCTTTACTTTTGAGCAGTCCATTGTTTCTCACTCATGCAGAGGAGCTTTTCGATCTCAATATGAATAGCCCCGAGACCTTTCCAACATCTGGCATCTGCGATTATCGAATAGCCAGCATGGAACTTTCTTTAGATTATGCTAATGAATACATTGAACGTAGAAGCTGTGTAGATTCACAAACAAGGCATCCGCTGTTACAAACGTGTACAGGAGATTCAAGACTTAATCTTTCTTTAGAGAAGTTGGTGGAGGAAATTGTTAATGGAGCCAAGACTCTTACTAGTTATTGCAAGCTTGGTTTTTACAACCTTCCAGCTGATAGTCTGTATGGGATACTGGAAAACGATATAAGATGTGGATCAGTAGCGAGTGGAACATGGGATTTGGGGTGGAGGAACGGATTTTCTGTGGATGAAGCTGAGCAAACTGTGAATGACGTAGAGAAGTTGCTTATAAGTGAGTTGATTGAGGAGATGTTTACATAA